The Pirellulales bacterium genome includes a window with the following:
- a CDS encoding acetyl-CoA C-acetyltransferase translates to MSSSYIIAAARTPIGKFQGGLSSLSAPKLGAIAIAEAVKRAEVSPDKIDEVVFGNVLSAGLGQAPARQAALGAGLPPTIAAVTINKVCGSGLKAVMLADQAIRAGDAQRIVAGGMESMSRAPYLLPGARDGWRFGDQKAVDSMQFDGLWCAFENLPMGSEADYIAASRRVNRADQDAFAVESHRRAMSAWEAGEFVDEVVPVIVPGRKGETIIHRDEGPRSDSSIEALAKLRPSFAADGTATAGNASQISDGAAAVVVASEAVAIASKSPIKARIVASATSGVPPKELFIAPVSAIEMALAKANLKLADIDLVELNEAFAAQCLACMRPLGLDPAKTNIHGGAIALGHPIGASGTRVLVTLLHALATKNLRFGLASLCLGGGNAVAMIVERA, encoded by the coding sequence ATGAGCAGTTCTTACATTATCGCCGCCGCTCGCACGCCGATCGGCAAATTCCAAGGGGGACTGTCGTCCCTCTCCGCGCCCAAGCTCGGCGCAATCGCGATTGCCGAAGCCGTCAAGCGGGCCGAGGTCTCGCCCGACAAAATCGACGAAGTCGTCTTTGGCAACGTGCTTTCGGCCGGACTTGGCCAAGCCCCGGCGAGGCAGGCTGCCCTTGGTGCAGGGCTGCCGCCGACCATTGCCGCTGTCACGATTAACAAAGTCTGCGGCTCCGGCCTGAAAGCGGTCATGCTCGCCGATCAAGCGATTCGCGCAGGCGATGCCCAACGGATTGTCGCCGGCGGCATGGAAAGCATGAGCCGTGCGCCATATTTGCTGCCGGGAGCTCGCGACGGCTGGCGATTCGGCGACCAGAAAGCCGTCGATTCGATGCAGTTCGATGGCCTCTGGTGCGCATTCGAAAACCTGCCGATGGGGAGCGAGGCGGATTACATTGCCGCTAGCCGCCGGGTGAACCGAGCAGACCAAGATGCCTTCGCCGTCGAAAGCCATCGCCGGGCGATGTCCGCGTGGGAGGCTGGCGAATTCGTCGATGAAGTGGTTCCAGTGATTGTACCCGGGCGGAAAGGAGAAACGATCATCCACCGCGACGAAGGCCCGCGATCGGACTCGTCGATCGAAGCGCTCGCCAAGCTCCGGCCATCATTTGCAGCCGATGGAACCGCCACCGCCGGCAATGCTTCGCAAATCAGCGACGGCGCGGCAGCCGTCGTCGTCGCCAGCGAAGCCGTCGCAATAGCTTCCAAGAGTCCCATCAAAGCCCGCATCGTCGCCTCAGCCACCAGCGGTGTGCCGCCGAAGGAACTATTCATCGCTCCGGTAAGCGCGATCGAGATGGCGCTTGCCAAAGCGAACCTCAAGCTCGCGGACATCGATCTGGTGGAACTCAACGAAGCCTTTGCAGCCCAATGTTTGGCTTGTATGAGGCCGCTGGGGTTGGACCCTGCGAAAACGAACATTCACGGCGGAGCCATCGCGCTAGGCCATCCGATTGGTGCAAGCGGTACGCGGGTGCTGGTGACATTGCTGCACGCGCTGGCAACGAAAAACCTGCGATTCGGATTGGCCTCGCTCTGCCTCGGTGGCGGCAATGCCGTGGCGATGATCGTCGAACGCGCGTAG
- a CDS encoding acyl-CoA thioesterase, whose translation MLSQHETQIRVRYQETDGQGRLHHANYFTYFELGRTELLRAAGHSYRTVEEQGMMLVVADIGCEYFLPASFDDLLTLRTTVVRAKGARIEHQYEVFREGQLLARGHSVVACIDRSGKPKRIPEWLLPDQSLLHAPS comes from the coding sequence ATGCTCAGCCAGCACGAAACGCAAATCCGCGTCCGCTACCAGGAAACCGACGGCCAAGGGCGGCTGCATCACGCCAATTATTTCACCTATTTCGAACTCGGGCGAACGGAGCTATTGCGAGCGGCCGGGCATAGCTACCGCACGGTCGAAGAACAAGGCATGATGCTCGTCGTAGCCGACATCGGCTGCGAATATTTCCTGCCGGCCTCGTTCGACGACCTGCTGACGCTGCGAACAACGGTGGTGCGAGCCAAAGGCGCCCGAATCGAGCACCAATACGAAGTCTTCCGAGAAGGCCAGCTTCTCGCCCGCGGCCATTCCGTCGTCGCCTGTATCGACCGCAGCGGTAAGCCAAAGCGAATTCCCGAATGGCTGCTCCCCGACCAAAGCCTCCTTCACGCTCCGTCGTGA
- a CDS encoding NADH:flavin oxidoreductase, producing MLRPVSFFYPCAQNSIQASPIAQILAAYPVRFSTFQPTTTVSAYTKVAQLKDVSALRDRLAELNVELPVDDRILTAAEGSPLAAPLAVGGVKLANRWCIHPMEGWDANADGSPSEFTIRRWKHFGQSGAKWIWGGEAAAVQPDGRANPRQTLATPSNRVGLATLLNACRDAHREAFGGDDELFVGLQLTHSGRFSRPHRKQLEPRIVYHHPLLDAKFSIDPKDSSIVWTDDDLERLIDAYVDAAGVARDVGFQFVDVKACHGYLLHEFLSARARTGKFGGDLAGRSRVLFTVVERIRQQFPDLIVAVRLSVFDTLPYKTSLEIGEPLDYKHLLPYTCGFGVDSEDPLKYDLREPIELIRQLHKAGVAAVNLSCGSPYYNPHIQRPAIFPPSDGYQPPEDPLVGVTRQIQAARTCKQAVPEMPMVGSGYSYLQDYTPHVAQAVVRAGWIDAVGLGRMVLSYPELPADSLALGKLARKKICRTFSDCTSAPRNGIISGCYPLDPYYKALPEAAELRQVKEEIADNAERGTLEAEELAERPARNDGDASDVAG from the coding sequence ATGCTTCGGCCGGTTTCGTTTTTTTATCCGTGCGCGCAAAATAGCATCCAGGCATCGCCGATCGCGCAGATTTTAGCTGCCTATCCCGTGCGATTTTCAACTTTCCAACCCACCACGACCGTGAGTGCTTACACCAAAGTTGCTCAATTGAAGGACGTTTCCGCGCTCCGCGACCGACTGGCAGAGCTGAATGTGGAACTGCCGGTGGACGATCGCATATTGACGGCGGCCGAAGGTTCGCCGTTGGCAGCGCCTCTCGCCGTCGGCGGCGTCAAGCTTGCCAATCGCTGGTGCATTCATCCGATGGAAGGCTGGGATGCCAACGCCGATGGCTCGCCTTCGGAATTCACGATTCGCAGGTGGAAGCATTTTGGACAAAGTGGCGCGAAGTGGATCTGGGGGGGCGAAGCGGCGGCGGTGCAGCCCGACGGCCGCGCGAATCCGCGGCAGACGCTCGCGACACCCTCCAACCGCGTCGGCCTGGCAACGCTGCTGAACGCCTGCCGCGATGCTCATCGCGAAGCCTTCGGCGGCGATGACGAGTTGTTCGTGGGCCTGCAACTGACGCATTCCGGCCGATTTTCGCGACCACATCGCAAACAACTCGAACCGCGAATTGTCTATCATCACCCACTACTCGATGCCAAATTTAGCATCGATCCCAAAGACTCGAGCATCGTTTGGACCGACGACGACTTGGAGCGGCTCATCGACGCCTATGTAGACGCCGCCGGAGTCGCTCGCGACGTCGGCTTTCAGTTCGTCGATGTGAAGGCCTGCCACGGATATTTGCTGCATGAGTTTCTTAGCGCCCGCGCTCGAACGGGAAAATTTGGCGGCGATTTGGCCGGACGGTCGCGGGTGCTATTCACCGTGGTCGAACGGATTCGACAACAGTTTCCCGATCTAATCGTCGCCGTCCGCCTCAGCGTTTTCGATACTCTGCCGTACAAGACAAGTCTCGAGATTGGCGAACCGCTCGACTATAAGCACTTGCTGCCTTACACTTGCGGTTTTGGCGTCGATTCCGAAGATCCGCTGAAGTACGATCTCCGCGAGCCGATCGAATTGATTCGCCAGTTGCACAAAGCAGGCGTCGCGGCCGTGAATCTTTCCTGCGGCAGCCCCTACTATAATCCGCATATCCAGCGGCCGGCGATTTTCCCGCCGAGCGACGGCTACCAGCCGCCGGAAGATCCGCTCGTCGGAGTAACGCGTCAAATCCAGGCCGCCCGCACCTGCAAACAGGCCGTGCCGGAAATGCCGATGGTCGGCAGCGGCTACTCCTATTTACAAGACTACACGCCACACGTGGCCCAAGCCGTTGTGCGAGCGGGGTGGATCGACGCCGTCGGCCTGGGGCGGATGGTGCTGTCTTATCCGGAACTGCCCGCCGACTCGTTGGCTCTCGGCAAACTGGCGCGGAAAAAAATCTGTCGCACGTTCAGCGATTGCACCTCGGCGCCACGCAACGGCATCATCTCCGGCTGTTATCCGCTCGATCCATATTACAAAGCATTGCCGGAGGCCGCCGAGTTGCGGCAGGTGAAAGAGGAGATCGCGGACAATGCGGAACGAGGAACTTTGGAGGCGGAGGAACTTGCTGAGCGACCGGCCCGCAACGACGGCGACGCCTCCGACGTCGCAGGTTGA